Proteins from one Mycobacterium sp. HUMS_12744610 genomic window:
- a CDS encoding transposase: MTVYKEKTVMGSTRRKFTPEFKAEAVELVIKSGKPIAEVARDLGIGDGTLGNWVKAAKKRGEFKEKPLEIDERARLKELEEENRRLKMEREILKKAAAWFAKDSM, from the coding sequence ATGACTGTCTACAAGGAGAAAACTGTTATGGGTTCGACGCGGCGGAAGTTCACCCCTGAGTTTAAGGCCGAGGCCGTAGAGTTGGTGATCAAGTCGGGCAAGCCGATAGCCGAAGTTGCCCGGGATCTCGGAATCGGTGACGGAACATTGGGGAACTGGGTGAAGGCGGCGAAGAAACGCGGCGAGTTCAAGGAAAAGCCACTCGAGATCGACGAGCGTGCACGACTGAAGGAATTGGAAGAGGAAAACCGTCGTTTGAAGATGGAACGGGAAATCCTAAAAAAAGCGGCGGCGTGGTTTGCGAAGGACAGCATGTGA
- a CDS encoding BrnT family toxin — translation MPEFEFDPAKSAANLSKHGIDFDAAQSIWRDPHRIEVPARTTDEPRWMVIGQIDGRCWSAVVTYRDDYVRIISVRRSREGEVAIYES, via the coding sequence ATGCCTGAGTTCGAGTTTGATCCTGCCAAAAGCGCGGCAAACCTGAGCAAGCATGGCATTGACTTCGATGCGGCGCAGTCCATCTGGCGGGATCCGCACCGCATCGAGGTGCCGGCACGCACGACGGATGAGCCCAGGTGGATGGTGATAGGCCAAATTGATGGCCGATGCTGGTCAGCCGTCGTGACCTACCGAGACGACTACGTCCGAATCATTTCCGTGCGCCGTTCACGGGAAGGAGAGGTAGCGATTTATGAAAGCTAG
- the brnA gene encoding type II toxin-antitoxin system BrnA family antitoxin, which produces MKASEFDERFDDGQDMATALDVARARRPGEEHRRVNVDFPVWMIAELDREATRLGVTRQSLIKVWIAEKLDHGGHTAA; this is translated from the coding sequence ATGAAAGCTAGCGAGTTCGACGAGCGCTTCGACGATGGCCAGGACATGGCGACCGCCCTCGATGTCGCACGGGCACGGCGACCCGGAGAGGAGCACCGGCGTGTGAACGTCGACTTTCCGGTCTGGATGATCGCCGAACTCGACCGCGAAGCCACTCGGCTCGGAGTCACCCGTCAATCACTGATCAAGGTCTGGATCGCCGAAAAGCTTGACCACGGTGGTCACACCGCGGCCTGA
- a CDS encoding NADPH:quinone oxidoreductase family protein, with protein MKACVVQRLSGPAGIAYTDIDDLAEDPGHVIVDVRAAGVCFPDLLLSKGEYQLKLPPPFVPGMEAAGVVHSAPAGSGFKVGERVSAFGILGAYAEQVAVPVPNVMRSPAELDDAEAVSLLVNYNTMYFALARRAAMRPGDTVLVLGAAGGVGTAAIQVARAMGAKKVLAVLHRTAATDYVSSLGADLVLPLSGDWADEVRKYTGGRGVDIVVDPIGGPAFDDAVRVLAIDGKLLVIGFAAGSIPTVKVNRLLLRNVSVVGVAWGEYLNKVPGSAALFSWGLGQLVYLGLKPPPPQRYPLSEAQAALQCLADGGVLGKLVLEP; from the coding sequence ATGAAAGCCTGCGTCGTCCAGCGCCTGTCGGGCCCGGCCGGTATCGCCTACACCGACATCGACGACCTCGCCGAGGATCCCGGCCACGTCATCGTCGACGTGCGGGCCGCCGGGGTGTGCTTTCCGGACCTGCTGCTGAGCAAGGGCGAGTACCAGCTGAAGCTGCCGCCGCCGTTCGTACCCGGCATGGAGGCCGCCGGGGTGGTGCACTCGGCGCCGGCGGGCTCGGGCTTCAAAGTGGGCGAACGGGTTTCGGCGTTCGGCATCCTAGGTGCCTACGCCGAACAGGTCGCCGTGCCGGTGCCCAACGTCATGCGCAGCCCCGCCGAGCTCGACGACGCCGAGGCGGTGTCGCTGTTGGTGAACTACAACACCATGTATTTCGCCCTGGCCCGCCGGGCGGCGATGCGTCCGGGTGACACGGTGCTGGTGCTCGGCGCGGCCGGTGGGGTGGGGACCGCGGCGATCCAGGTGGCCCGGGCGATGGGCGCGAAGAAGGTGCTGGCCGTGTTGCACCGCACGGCGGCCACCGACTACGTCTCCTCGCTGGGCGCCGACCTGGTGCTGCCGCTGTCCGGCGACTGGGCTGACGAGGTGCGCAAGTACACCGGCGGCCGCGGCGTGGACATCGTCGTGGATCCCATCGGCGGTCCGGCGTTCGACGACGCGGTGCGCGTGCTGGCCATCGACGGCAAGCTGCTGGTCATCGGGTTCGCCGCGGGCAGCATCCCGACCGTCAAGGTGAACCGGCTGCTGCTGCGCAACGTCAGCGTGGTGGGGGTGGCGTGGGGCGAGTACCTCAACAAGGTGCCCGGCTCGGCGGCGTTGTTCTCCTGGGGGCTGGGGCAGCTGGTCTACCTGGGCCTGAAACCGCCTCCCCCGCAACGGTATCCGTTGTCGGAGGCGCAGGCGGCGCTGCAGTGCCTGGCCGACGGCGGGGTGCTGGGCAAGCTGGTGCTCGAGCCGTAG
- a CDS encoding SDR family oxidoreductase has product MPGVQDRVIVVTGAGGGLGREYALTLAKEGASVVVNDLGGARDGTGAGHSMADQVVNEIREAGGRAAANYDSVADPAGAANIIKTAIDEFGAVHGVVSNAGILRDGTFHKMTFENWDAVLKVHLYGGYNVLRAAWPHFREQSYGRVVVATSTSGLFGNFGQTNYGAAKLGLVGMINTLAQEGAKYNIRTNAVAPIAATRMTEDIMPKEVLEKLTPEYVAPVVAYLCTEECADTASVFIVGGGKVQRVALFGNEGANFDKPPSVQDIAAHWGEITDLSAAKKAEFKL; this is encoded by the coding sequence ATGCCAGGAGTGCAGGATCGCGTCATCGTCGTCACCGGAGCGGGCGGAGGCCTCGGGCGCGAGTACGCGCTCACCCTCGCCAAGGAGGGGGCCAGCGTCGTCGTGAACGACCTCGGCGGTGCGCGCGACGGCACGGGTGCCGGCCACAGCATGGCCGACCAGGTCGTCAACGAGATCCGCGAGGCGGGGGGCCGGGCGGCGGCCAACTACGACAGCGTCGCCGACCCCGCGGGCGCGGCCAATATCATCAAGACCGCGATCGACGAGTTCGGTGCCGTGCACGGGGTGGTGAGCAACGCCGGGATCCTGCGCGACGGCACGTTCCACAAGATGACGTTCGAGAACTGGGACGCCGTGCTGAAGGTGCACCTCTACGGCGGGTACAACGTGCTGCGCGCCGCGTGGCCGCACTTCCGTGAGCAGAGCTATGGGCGCGTGGTCGTCGCCACCTCCACCAGTGGGCTGTTCGGCAATTTCGGTCAGACCAACTACGGCGCGGCCAAGCTCGGCCTGGTCGGCATGATCAACACGCTGGCCCAGGAAGGGGCCAAGTACAACATCCGCACCAACGCCGTCGCCCCGATCGCGGCCACCCGCATGACCGAGGACATCATGCCCAAGGAGGTGCTGGAGAAGCTCACCCCGGAGTACGTGGCGCCGGTGGTGGCCTACCTGTGCACCGAGGAATGCGCCGACACCGCATCGGTTTTCATCGTCGGTGGCGGCAAGGTGCAGCGGGTGGCGCTGTTCGGCAACGAGGGCGCCAACTTCGACAAGCCGCCGTCGGTGCAGGACATCGCCGCGCACTGGGGTGAGATCACCGACCTGTCGGCGGCCAAAAAGGCGGAATTCAAGCTGTAG
- a CDS encoding aldehyde dehydrogenase family protein encodes MTTESVAPKSPASTNGDPGSAPVGVAATVDRLRKTFATGRTRDIEWRQRQLVQLQKLMEENEAALAAALAEDLDRNKFEAYIADIATTAGEAKFAAKNLRKWTRRKYVLLEVPQLPGRGWIEYEPFGTVLIIGAWNYPFYLTLGPAVGAIAAGNTVILKPSELAPASSHLMAELVPRYLDRDAVAVVEGDGSVSQELIAQGLDRVMFTGGTEIGRKVYEGAAPHLTPVTLELGGKSPVIVAADADIDVAAKRIAWMKLLNAGQTCVAPDYVLADVKIRDELVDKIGAAITKFRSQDRAGMRIVNRRQFDRLKGYLSGKDGRVTVGGDCDESTLRIQPTVVVDPDLDGPLMCNEIFGPILPVVTVQNLDDAIRFVNARPKPLAAYLFTKSRATRERVIKEVPAGGMLVNHLAFQVSTAKLPFGGVGTSGMGAYHGKFGFEEFSHRKSVLTKPTRPDMSSFIYPPYSNWAFKLARKLF; translated from the coding sequence ATGACCACCGAATCGGTTGCGCCGAAGTCACCCGCATCCACGAACGGAGACCCGGGCTCCGCGCCGGTCGGCGTCGCCGCGACGGTGGACCGGCTGCGCAAGACCTTCGCCACCGGGCGCACCCGCGACATCGAGTGGCGCCAGCGTCAGCTGGTGCAGCTGCAGAAGCTGATGGAGGAGAACGAGGCCGCGCTGGCCGCCGCGCTCGCCGAGGATCTGGACCGCAACAAGTTCGAGGCCTACATCGCCGATATCGCGACGACCGCGGGCGAGGCCAAGTTCGCGGCCAAGAACCTGCGGAAGTGGACGCGCCGCAAATACGTGCTGCTCGAGGTGCCGCAGCTGCCGGGCCGCGGCTGGATCGAATACGAGCCGTTCGGGACCGTGCTGATCATCGGGGCCTGGAACTACCCGTTCTACCTGACGCTGGGCCCCGCGGTCGGGGCGATCGCGGCGGGCAACACCGTCATCCTCAAGCCGTCCGAGCTGGCGCCCGCGTCCTCGCATCTGATGGCCGAGCTGGTGCCGCGCTACCTGGACCGCGATGCGGTCGCGGTCGTGGAGGGCGACGGCTCGGTGAGTCAGGAGCTGATCGCCCAGGGCCTGGACCGGGTGATGTTCACCGGCGGTACCGAGATCGGCCGCAAGGTCTACGAGGGGGCTGCACCCCACCTGACCCCGGTCACCCTGGAGCTCGGCGGCAAGAGCCCGGTGATCGTGGCCGCCGACGCCGACATCGACGTCGCGGCCAAGCGGATCGCCTGGATGAAGCTGCTCAACGCCGGGCAGACCTGCGTGGCGCCCGACTATGTGCTGGCCGACGTCAAGATCCGTGACGAGCTGGTCGACAAGATCGGCGCGGCCATCACGAAGTTCCGGTCCCAGGACCGGGCGGGGATGCGCATCGTCAACCGGCGCCAGTTCGACCGGCTCAAGGGCTACCTGTCCGGCAAGGACGGCAGGGTCACCGTCGGCGGCGACTGCGACGAGTCGACCCTGCGCATCCAGCCGACGGTGGTGGTCGACCCCGATCTGGACGGGCCGCTGATGTGCAACGAGATCTTCGGGCCGATCCTGCCGGTCGTCACCGTTCAGAACCTGGACGACGCAATACGTTTCGTCAACGCGCGGCCCAAACCGCTGGCCGCCTACCTGTTCACCAAGTCGCGGGCGACCCGGGAGCGGGTGATCAAGGAGGTGCCGGCGGGTGGCATGCTCGTCAACCACCTGGCCTTCCAGGTGTCTACGGCCAAGCTGCCGTTCGGCGGGGTCGGCACGTCGGGGATGGGCGCCTACCACGGCAAATTCGGGTTCGAGGAGTTCAGCCACCGCAAGTCGGTGCTGACCAAGCCGACCCGGCCCGACATGTCGAGCTTCATCTACCCGCCCTACAGCAACTGGGCCTTCAAACTGGCCCGAAAGCTGTTCTGA
- a CDS encoding class I SAM-dependent methyltransferase: protein MRTHDDTWDIKTSVGSTAVMVAAARAVETERPDALIRDPYAKLLVGNSGANVLWEKMLDPAIVAKVEAIDADSAAHLHHMRSYQAVRTHFFDAFFNDAMAAGIRQVVILASGLDSRAYRLDWPAGTTVYEIDQPQVLDFKSATLAENGVTPTADRREVAIDLRQDWPAALRAAGFDLAAPTAWLAEGLLMYLPADAQDRLFAQISELSAPGSRVSAETAPAHAEERRQKMRERFKKVADEIGLEETIDVGELMYRDDDRAHVADWLNDHGWRAQSQAATDEMRRLNRWIEGVPFADDKGAFSDFVTAERL, encoded by the coding sequence CTGCGCACCCACGACGACACGTGGGACATCAAGACCAGCGTCGGCTCCACCGCGGTGATGGTGGCCGCCGCCCGGGCCGTCGAGACCGAGCGGCCCGACGCGCTGATCCGCGACCCCTACGCCAAGTTGCTGGTCGGCAACTCCGGCGCGAACGTGCTCTGGGAAAAGATGCTCGACCCGGCCATCGTGGCCAAGGTCGAGGCGATCGACGCCGACTCCGCGGCCCACCTGCACCACATGCGCAGCTACCAGGCGGTGCGCACACACTTCTTCGACGCGTTCTTCAACGACGCGATGGCCGCCGGCATCCGGCAGGTGGTCATCCTGGCGTCGGGGCTGGACTCGCGCGCCTACCGGCTGGACTGGCCGGCCGGGACGACGGTCTACGAGATCGACCAGCCGCAAGTGCTGGACTTCAAGTCCGCGACGCTGGCCGAGAACGGTGTCACGCCGACGGCCGACCGCCGCGAGGTGGCCATCGACCTGCGCCAGGACTGGCCGGCCGCGCTGCGCGCGGCGGGCTTCGACCTGGCGGCGCCGACCGCGTGGCTAGCCGAGGGGCTGCTGATGTACCTGCCCGCCGACGCCCAAGACCGGTTGTTCGCCCAGATCAGCGAGCTCAGCGCGCCCGGCAGCCGGGTGTCCGCCGAGACCGCGCCCGCCCACGCCGAGGAGCGGCGCCAGAAGATGCGGGAGCGGTTCAAGAAGGTGGCCGACGAGATCGGCCTGGAAGAGACCATCGACGTCGGGGAACTGATGTACCGCGACGACGACCGCGCCCACGTGGCCGACTGGCTCAACGACCACGGCTGGCGGGCCCAGTCGCAGGCCGCCACCGACGAGATGCGCCGCCTGAACCGCTGGATCGAGGGCGTGCCGTTCGCCGACGACAAGGGCGCGTTCTCCGACTTCGTGACCGCCGAGCGTCTGTAG